The Procambarus clarkii isolate CNS0578487 chromosome 91, FALCON_Pclarkii_2.0, whole genome shotgun sequence genome includes a region encoding these proteins:
- the LOC138359526 gene encoding aggrecan core protein-like — MPRAPPQYLPNYNIYRIITGGQLSGAGDESGSQLSGAGDESGSQLSGAGDESGGQLSGAGDESGSQLSGPGDESGSQLSGPGDESGSQLSGPGDESGSQLSGPGDESGSQLSGAGDESGSQLSGDGDESGSQLSGPGDESGSQLSGAGDESGSQFSGAGDESGSQLSGAGDESGSQLSGAGDESGSQFYSSIVPVLLKTFITRCEEIRLNIGQCPSDETIQSIRRSAGALQEECGYSSGGVRVPFRRSASTLQEECEYPSGGVRVPFRRSASTLQEECEYPSGGVRVPFRRSAGALQEECEYPSGGVRVPFRRSASTLQEECEYPSGGVRVPFRRSAGTLQEECGCPSGGVRVPFRRSAGALQEECGCPSGGVRVPFRRSAGALQEECGCPSGGVRVPFRRSAGTLQEECKYPSGGVRVPFRRSAGALQEECGCPSGGVRVPFRRSAGALQECGYSSVGVRVPFRRSAGALQEEECGCPSGGGVRVL; from the exons ATGCCTCGCGCGCCCCCACAATATCTTCCCAATTATAACATATACAGAATTATCACAGGCGGGCAGTTATCAGGGGCTGGGGACGAGAGTGGCAGCCAGTTATCAGGGGCTGGGGACGAGAGTGGCAGCCAGTTATCAGGGGCTGGGGACGAGAGTGGCGGCCAGTTATCAGGGGCTGGGGACGAGAGTGGCAGCCAGTTATCAGGGCCTGGGGACGAGAGTGGCAGCCAGTTATCAGGGCCTGGGGACGAGAGTGGCAGCCAGTTATCAGGGCCTGGGGACGAGAGTGGCAGCCAGTTATCAGGGCCTGGGGACGAGAGTGGCAGCCAGTTATCAGGGGCTGGGGACGAGAGTGGCAGCCAGTTATCAGGGGATGGGGACGAGAGTGGCAGCCAGTTATCAGGGCCTGGGGACGAGAGTGGCAGCCAGTTATCAGGGGCTGGGGACGAGAGTGGCAGCCAGTTTTCAGGGGCAGGGGACGAGAGTGGCAGCCAGTTATCAGGGGCTGGGGACGAGAGTGGCAGCCAGTTATCAGGGGCAGGGGACGAGAGTGGCAGCCA ATTTTACTCAAGTATCGTTCCCGTTCTTTTGAAGACCTTTATAACGCGTTGTGAAGAAATCAGACTCAACATTGGCCAGTGCCCATCAGATGAGACCATTCAGTCCATCAG GAGGAGTGCGGGTGCCCTTCAGGAGGAGTGCGGGTACTCTTCAGGAGGAGTGCGGGTGCCCTTCAGGAGGAGTGCGAGTACCCTTCAGGAGGAGTGCGAGTACCCTTCAGGAGGAGTGCGAGTACCCTTCAGGAGGAGTGCGAGTACCCTTCAGGAGGAGTGCGAGTACCCTTCAGGAGGAGTGCGGGTACCCTTCAGGAGGAGTGCGGGTGCCCTTCAGGAGGAGTGCGAGTACCCTTCAGGAGGAGTGCGAGTACCCTTCAGGAGGAGTGCGAGTACCCTTCAGGAGGAGTGCGAGTACCCTTCAGGAGGAGTGCGGGTACCCTTCAGGAGGAGTGCGGGTACCCTTCAGGAGGAGTGCGGGTGCCCTTCAGGAGGAGTGCGAGTACCCTTCAGGAGGAGTGCGGGTGCCCTTCAGGAGGAGTGCGGGTGCCCTTCAGGAGGAGTGCGAGTACCCTTCAGGAGGAGTGCGGGTGCCCTTCAGGAGGAGTGCGGGTGCCCTTCAGGAGGAGTGCGGGTGCCCTTCAGGAGGAGTGCGGGTACCCTTCAGGAGGAGTGCAAGTACCCTTCAGGAGGAGTGCGGGTGCCCTTCAGGAGGAGTGCGGGTGCCCTTCAGGAGGAGTGCGGGTGCCCTTCAGGAGGAGTACGAGTACCCTTCAGGAGGAGTGCGGGTGCACTTCAGGAGTGCGGGTACTCTTCAGTAGGAGTGCGGGTGCCCTTCAGGAGGAGTGCGGGTGCCCTTCAGGAGGAGGAGTGCGGGTGCCCTTCAGGAGGAGGAGTGCGGGTGCTCTAG